In Bubalus bubalis isolate 160015118507 breed Murrah chromosome 3, NDDB_SH_1, whole genome shotgun sequence, a genomic segment contains:
- the NINJ1 gene encoding ninjurin-1 isoform X2: protein MDSRPEEYELNGDLRPSSPGSPGASPSRWGRNQPINMNHYANKKSAAESMLDIALLMANASQLKAVIEQGPGFAFFIPLVVLISISLALQIGVGVLLIFLGMTSTTLPSMPSWTSSTTWPLVWSSSSSWSTSSLLPLVSRSPPWTWHPGSRGSGAPGSCLAAAA from the exons ATGGACTCGCGCCCCGAAGAGTACGAGCTCAACGGCGACCTGCGCCCGAGCTCGCCGGGATCCCCGGGCGCCTCG CCTAGCCGCTGGGGCAGGAACCAGCCCATCAACATGAACCATTATGCCAACAAGAAGAGCGCAGCTGAGAGCATGCTGGACATTGCACTGCTGATGGCCAACGCCTCCCAGCTGAAGGCTGTCATTGAGCAGGGCCCTGGCTTCGCCTTCTTCATCCCCCTGGTGGTCCTCATCTCCATCTCCCTCGCGCTGCAGATTGGTGTGGGCGTGCTGCTCATCTTCCTTG GTATGACCTCAACAACCCTGCCAAGCATGCCAAGCTGGACTTCCTCAACAACCTGGCCACTGGTCTGGTCTTCATCATCGTCGTGGTCAACATCTTCATTACTGCCTTTGGTGTCCAGAAGCCCACCATGGACATGGCACCCCGGCAGTAGGGGCTCAG GTGCCCCTGGATCATGCCTGGCCGCAGCTGCCTAG
- the NINJ1 gene encoding ninjurin-1 isoform X1, with the protein MDSRPEEYELNGDLRPSSPGSPGASDLIPRPSRWGRNQPINMNHYANKKSAAESMLDIALLMANASQLKAVIEQGPGFAFFIPLVVLISISLALQIGVGVLLIFLGMTSTTLPSMPSWTSSTTWPLVWSSSSSWSTSSLLPLVSRSPPWTWHPGSRGSGAPGSCLAAAA; encoded by the exons ATGGACTCGCGCCCCGAAGAGTACGAGCTCAACGGCGACCTGCGCCCGAGCTCGCCGGGATCCCCGGGCGCCTCG gACTTGATTCCTAGG CCTAGCCGCTGGGGCAGGAACCAGCCCATCAACATGAACCATTATGCCAACAAGAAGAGCGCAGCTGAGAGCATGCTGGACATTGCACTGCTGATGGCCAACGCCTCCCAGCTGAAGGCTGTCATTGAGCAGGGCCCTGGCTTCGCCTTCTTCATCCCCCTGGTGGTCCTCATCTCCATCTCCCTCGCGCTGCAGATTGGTGTGGGCGTGCTGCTCATCTTCCTTG GTATGACCTCAACAACCCTGCCAAGCATGCCAAGCTGGACTTCCTCAACAACCTGGCCACTGGTCTGGTCTTCATCATCGTCGTGGTCAACATCTTCATTACTGCCTTTGGTGTCCAGAAGCCCACCATGGACATGGCACCCCGGCAGTAGGGGCTCAG GTGCCCCTGGATCATGCCTGGCCGCAGCTGCCTAG
- the NINJ1 gene encoding ninjurin-1 isoform X3: MDSRPEEYELNGDLRPSSPGSPGASDLIPRPSRWGRNQPINMNHYANKKSAAESMLDIALLMANASQLKAVIEQGPGFAFFIPLVVLISISLALQIGVGVLLIFLVRYDLNNPAKHAKLDFLNNLATGLVFIIVVVNIFITAFGVQKPTMDMAPRQ, encoded by the exons ATGGACTCGCGCCCCGAAGAGTACGAGCTCAACGGCGACCTGCGCCCGAGCTCGCCGGGATCCCCGGGCGCCTCG gACTTGATTCCTAGG CCTAGCCGCTGGGGCAGGAACCAGCCCATCAACATGAACCATTATGCCAACAAGAAGAGCGCAGCTGAGAGCATGCTGGACATTGCACTGCTGATGGCCAACGCCTCCCAGCTGAAGGCTGTCATTGAGCAGGGCCCTGGCTTCGCCTTCTTCATCCCCCTGGTGGTCCTCATCTCCATCTCCCTCGCGCTGCAGATTGGTGTGGGCGTGCTGCTCATCTTCCTTG TTAGGTATGACCTCAACAACCCTGCCAAGCATGCCAAGCTGGACTTCCTCAACAACCTGGCCACTGGTCTGGTCTTCATCATCGTCGTGGTCAACATCTTCATTACTGCCTTTGGTGTCCAGAAGCCCACCATGGACATGGCACCCCGGCAGTAG
- the NINJ1 gene encoding ninjurin-1 isoform X4: MDSRPEEYELNGDLRPSSPGSPGASPSRWGRNQPINMNHYANKKSAAESMLDIALLMANASQLKAVIEQGPGFAFFIPLVVLISISLALQIGVGVLLIFLVRYDLNNPAKHAKLDFLNNLATGLVFIIVVVNIFITAFGVQKPTMDMAPRQ; the protein is encoded by the exons ATGGACTCGCGCCCCGAAGAGTACGAGCTCAACGGCGACCTGCGCCCGAGCTCGCCGGGATCCCCGGGCGCCTCG CCTAGCCGCTGGGGCAGGAACCAGCCCATCAACATGAACCATTATGCCAACAAGAAGAGCGCAGCTGAGAGCATGCTGGACATTGCACTGCTGATGGCCAACGCCTCCCAGCTGAAGGCTGTCATTGAGCAGGGCCCTGGCTTCGCCTTCTTCATCCCCCTGGTGGTCCTCATCTCCATCTCCCTCGCGCTGCAGATTGGTGTGGGCGTGCTGCTCATCTTCCTTG TTAGGTATGACCTCAACAACCCTGCCAAGCATGCCAAGCTGGACTTCCTCAACAACCTGGCCACTGGTCTGGTCTTCATCATCGTCGTGGTCAACATCTTCATTACTGCCTTTGGTGTCCAGAAGCCCACCATGGACATGGCACCCCGGCAGTAG